Genomic DNA from Hordeum vulgare subsp. vulgare chromosome 2H, MorexV3_pseudomolecules_assembly, whole genome shotgun sequence:
GATTCAACCATCTCTGGCAAATACGCAAGTACGCATGAGTATCATTTGTTTTTGAAATTTCTAAACATTTTCCTCAACGATGGCCCTTTTTTATCTCGCATGTGATATATTAATATGTATTCAGATATTTACAGATGCATTGCTGCATTTTGTATAATTCTAAttcaaaaaacacaaaataaatccAGAATTAAGTTAATTTTTGTGTTTAAAATCACTAACATTGACCTTGCTTTCGTGTTATTAAACATGCTATGATCTGAACATCTTGCATGTGCCTCGGATGATCTGAACATCATGCATGCGCCTCGGAAAACACTTTTCCATTCACCATGAATGAGTCTTCCATTGAGAAAGGAGTCTCATTCTCAAGCCTCGCGGGAGGGTGCAtgcatttttttctcccgttgcaacgcacgagtcTTTTGGCTAGTAACACCAATATACAGTACTAGATGCGTCTCAAACTCAACAACAAACCGAACCGTgggcaaaccaaatggcatatcgACTGTGCACTCGAATGTACCCTCAATTACATTGTACAACCAACTCGAACATATTCGAAATTTTCAAACAGTACATTATGAAAAGTTAATAACAGAAACTATACATGCATGCTCTGGGGTCAGGCAGTTTGCGATGGCCCAGCCAGCCAGTCCATGACTTTGTGATCCATAGTGCACTTACAGGGCTCCTGAGGATTAATGGAGTGTTCTCCACAATTTGAGCAATCCATGAACTCTCCGAGCTCAAACTTTGAGTTCCAGACAAAGGCCTTCAGCCGCGAAGCTTTATGAAGCACACTACTTGAGATGGCCGAAGTCTCATATCCTGATATATCCAGATACTCAAGCTTGTCAAGGCAATCCAGGAATTTTACTATTGCAGCACAGGACATATCAGCATTTGGTATCTCAAGCTTCCTCAGCTGCGGAAGAGACTCGCAAATTATGGAGGCCATATCTTCATCCACGTAGAGAGCAAACACTTTCAGTTCCCGAAAACCTGGGCAACACTGGTGCACATGGAGGAGGACATCATAATGAACAAGACTCTCATCCACCGCCATGCCTTTAAGTGACTGAAGTTTGCTGATCGCCCCACAGAAGTCATCAGAAGTCATACATGTGGTAGGAAAGCTGAAATACTGCAGGTTTGGACTCCTGTATAAAACACCCGGAAAAGCATTTAGCTGCAATCAAATTTTGTAACGACAATAAGGGAATGTCATTAATGAATCCTGACCAGATTGTCAAAAGATGACATCAAAAGCAGTTTATAAACATCATGAACAAAATAATCAACTCACCAATTAAACTACTGACTAATATCTAGATGAACTGCATAACCATGATATGTCTCATTGTTCCAAACAGTAGATCACATCTCACATGTGTACAGTAGCTGTCACTTCAATGTACAGGTCATGCAACCAACTATTAATTCAAGAATATTGTTTAAGACAAAACAGTGCAGATTACAGATTTACGACAAACCATTGATCTGTCCATGGCATCCACTCTAGAGGTAAATATAACTTGTTTAACTTGtattcaacacatatatttctTTGCGCCAATTACAAGAATAATTAAGTTGAAATTTGCAATTAACTTTTAATAATCCCATGGCATGAAATAAGCCAATAGGAACCAAACAAATtgtaagaagaaaaataaagttAACATATTAAAAGCTGACAACACTAGCTTATTTTGGAATTTGCACAGCTGAGTCACCTTAACATGTTATATGATATAATAACTTACGGAGTCAACAATTCTTCTGTTCTcatggagaaattaaattcatgaaacACACAGCTACTTTTCACACCCATGCTTCTCTTTCTTAATTTCAGTTCTTTTCACCCGTAAACTGTACCAAACAAACATTACATCTGCACAATAGGAAGATTGCCTAGGATGGTTGGTTTACCATCACCATGATATGAAAATGTATAGATGActtccaatgacaaagaagcaAGCTGTGAGGATGGTTATAAGGAAAGGCAAGAGATACAGAGGCAACTGGTAGGCAACGAGTAGGAGGTGGTGAGAAGGCGAACCCTAAACAGCAAGACTGAGCTCGTTAGGTGCAGCAAGGCTGTATCATGCAGCTCAGTACTTCAAGAATTTATCAAGGCGTGTTAGGACATTAAGAGAGTTAGAAAAAGCAGGATTAAACACATAGATTGGATGAAACATGGAAGCAAGGGGTAGGAGACAATTGCAGTTCGGCAGCAGGGCATCTAGTAAAATGCAAGCAGAATGGCGTCCCACAGGGATGCCAACCAGGTTGGGCCAGCAAGGATGTGAATATTGGGGCGATAGGGGCTGGGCAGGTTGTGCACTGCGAATACATCTTTTTTATGCAGAAACAATTTGAAGCATGTGGTAACAATGTGACCACCAACaaggattttgaaaaaaaatctagTTTAAAGCAGAGGGTCACATGAGAATACTAGTACCACAAAGAT
This window encodes:
- the LOC123427531 gene encoding putative F-box/LRR-repeat protein 23, with translation MAPPALRSWGELQHDLLVAIMSRVGAPDLLSGGAPRTCSAWWAAARDPLAWRRVDLRDWTARTSARRAAGTAATRGIVSVHAALTGDLEVAATRADGRMEAVLLPEFADEEHLMLLAERSPNLQYFSFPTTCMTSDDFCGAISKLQSLKGMAVDESLVHYDVLLHVHQCCPGFRELKVFALYVDEDMASIICESLPQLRKLEIPNADMSCAAIVKFLDCLDKLEYLDISGYETSAISSSVLHKASRLKAFVWNSKFELGEFMDCSNCGEHSINPQEPCKCTMDHKVMDWLAGPSQTA